The Amblyomma americanum isolate KBUSLIRL-KWMA chromosome 3, ASM5285725v1, whole genome shotgun sequence genome window below encodes:
- the LOC144123917 gene encoding uncharacterized protein LOC144123917, translated as MVEFTRFHSFDSFSVETSAANSKSEEAARWQNLVVNAVLSGHTVPEHGASEGTGCSSWNPAETRNAEHAASEGPGCSSWNHAQTKDAEFVELPLPIQNAAPAAIQTQAPKQDFSYTGDGLFHLTGGIIISGCQAAKILANKKPTLVCKDTAQAVWSNEVLATRSFTGAVAPKQRALGEKPKQHLTPHKVDVVIATMKHWGTIKGVDVSEAVRNVPRMLTEKIQDVKKALRKVDA; from the exons ATGGTGGAATTTACCCGCTTTCACAGTTTcgacagcttctctg TGGAAACGAGTGCAGCCAATTCAAAGAGCGAGGAAGCTGCAAGGTGGCAAAATCTCGTGGTGAATG CTGTTCTCTCGGGCCATACTGTGCCAGAACATGGTGCTTCTGAGGGCACTGGGTGCAGTTCATGGAATCCTGCTGAGACAAGGAATGCAGAGCACGCTGCTTCTGAAGGCCCTGGGTGCAGCTCATGGAATCATGCTCAGACAAAGGATGCAGAGTTTGTGGAGCTGCCCCTTCCCATTCAAAATGCAGCACCGGCAGCTATCCAGACACAAG CACCAAAGCAGGATTTTTCTTACACAGGAGATGGGTTG ttccaCTTGACTGGTGGCATCATCATTTCCGGATGCCAAGCCGCAAAAATATTGGCCAACAAGAAGCCGACACTGGTTTGCAAAGACACTGCTCAAGCTGTGTGGAGTAATGAAGTGCTTGCCACCAGAAGCTTCACTGGCGCAGTTGCTCCTAAGCAGCGGGCATTGGGGGAAAAACCGAAACAACATTTGACGCCACACAAGGTTGATGTCGTGATAG CCACAATGAAACACTGGGGCACTATAAAAGGAGTAGACGTTTCCGAGGCTGTGCGGAATGTGCCTCGAATGTTGACAGAAAAAATACAAGACGTCAAGAAGGCACTGCGGAAAGTTGATGCATAA